tgacacaatggatgtatgtatggattgtgataacagttgtatgagcccccaataaaatgatttgaaaaaacctAACTAATCATTGAAGAGGAGGGTTAAAATGATACTTTGTTTTttacaataattttttaaaattaggaaatagtGATACTTTTTTGTGTGCGTGTGAAATTGTGATTCTTAAATGGTAGCTAATATGAATTGACCCAGAACATTTCTCTtacagatgtgtttgctcttgCGTCAGCAATTAAAGAGATGTGCGTGGCTACTCGGAAAGCACGCACTACCCTCTGGTGTGCGCTGCAGATGACCTTGCCGAAAACAGCCAGTACACCTGGTCAAGCAGATGGGGAAAAACCTTTACAAGATGTAGTAAATTGTGATGATAAAGCCCATGAAAGCATGAATAGTAGCAATTCAACGAACCAGAGAAGTGAAGGAAACAAgcattaaggaaatgccaacagaaaGACGAGTAAAAGCTGATAAGAAAATGTATCAAGACATGCTAATTTTAATGAACTTGTCAAACTTGAAATTTTCAGTACAGTAATTTTCTTTCAGATTTAAAGCTAATACCTTAATGAAGTCTAACTTCTATTTAAAAATCTTCTATTTGGAATGAATCAGATAGTTTCAAGTGAACTCAAAGGTTAAATTGACTACTGTAGAAATTCTGAGTAAGTCAAGGATAACAAGTTTAAGTAAATTAAATATTTCCTAACAACTAATATATTGCATAAACTCACTCTGCAGTGCAGGTAAATGCTTATGTGAAATTCTTCTAGAAGATAAGTTTCATTTAGGTCTGCCTTAGTAAGTATAATTCCAAATAATGAATCTAAGAGACTGTAACCCAATTATGGCTACAGTCTAGTAACCAAGTTTTGATTGTGATATAAAAGTGTTTTCCATATGAAACTGGATAATACCTAAGATATAAAGGACAAACCCAATATTCAtgtaagaatatttaaaataccatattTATAAATTTGAAATCTTAGTGCCTACATATATGGAGGGAAATGCATCCGATTCTCCTAAATTAGTGATAAAAGTGCCAGGATAAAAACCATGCAAGTTTTACTGAATATAAAACCTGTTCAAATCATTTGTGTATATTCTTTAAAATTTAATGATCTATCAATCATTAAATATTCCCAATTTTAAGATATTTAAATTTAATCAAAACAAAATTCTCCTTTATCTGGATCTTTTAGACTTGATGCACAGTATATAAAATAATGACTATTGTTTTAATACCCTTAGTTTGCTGCCTTTTATGAGGGTATCAGGAAGTtctcaaatatattttttaaggtTAACCTTTTAACTAGTTTAGTTTACAATTAGTTAATGAATATTTTGTGTAGTTGTGTTCACTGGTTAGCTTCTGtattttttaatttggggggaGCAGAGCTCTTGAAAGCTTGGCTTTTTCTGTTTCTCATCACTTACTATCTTTGTATGGAACCTGAATAATTTATTCATTAATATGAAATGTTGATATTATGTGACTCGGAAGATCTTGGGTTTTAACAATTCTAGCATGAGTTGAACTATAATGTACTGATGAAATTTAATTGAACGATCCTTGACTGGAAGGAAACACTGATGTTTTAAATGGTGTTTTTCCTAGTGTTAGAAATCCTAATATTAAAAGAGTGTAATCACACCACATAAATTTTCTTTAGATGATGTGCGGAAGAAACTGATTGCGACTGCAGGAGTAACTGTAGGGAAAGCATTTGATCACTGATATGCCTTAGAGCTACCCTAATGAATAAAATAGATCATCCCACCAGTCACTGCATAGAAAGTAGTTAAGTTTGACATAAGACATGTTGGATGTTATGAAAACAAATATTGTACTGAATTTAATCTgtcagagaaaaaataaattactttgttgaaaatatttcatctttttatatttgtatatttCTAACCTTGAAAGAGTAAATAATGTCAGAAAACTAATGAAATTCCACTTAACTAGTAGGAACTGCTGTTAAGTTTTAATCTTCATTATTAATGCATAAGTAGTCATATTGGTAGATTGAAATCAATGCTATTCGGGTATTTTGGATCTAACCGGACCTCCTTCAAGAGTAATATTTTGCAGTCTTTGACCAGGAATACAAAAAGACATTCTGAGGAAGTCTCTACATGTAGTGTCAGAAGTGAAACACCAGTCCATTAACAAAACCCAAACATAAAACTCTCTTAAATGATCATCTATTATCCGGGAGATAATTCTTAAAATTAGCTGTTGTCCATATTTCTGACATATCCTGTAGTGAGTGGTTCTTACATGCTATCCATCCAAATTAcaatttacaaaggctttatacAGGCATGAGGACGAAATGGCCCTTAGGCTACACAAGGCCTCCAAAATCAGAAACAGCTAATTTTATACACCTCACCAAAGAGCAGCAGTTCCACTCATCACATTAGGGATAGTTAATGTTTGAGCAAATACAGCAGGTTagtttttaagttgataatttttcTATGGTCTGTGAAAGGAATGATGTTATATTCAAAtgacccttggcagaaaaaaggttCCCCACCCACTTTGCTTCAGAAAATGATCTATCACCTATGTGTTCATGGAAAAACTGATGCCTGCCTCCAtttctttctctgtcttgtttttgtgcatgttattatctctgcaggtctgtctaaataagataggctggaagaacaatctggaggagaaaacaatggtaccaacagttccagtgggacatgggagacggagaggtggggggagggggggaaaggtagtggtgttaaacctagggacaaggtttaacaagtgatccaaatcggtggtgaggagggtgtaggaggactagtagggcttgatcaagggtaatgtaaccaagaggaattactgaaacccaaatggagacAGCATGATGGTGgaataagaggaaagtcaaaggaaatagagctaggaggcaaagggcatttatagaggtctaaataaaggcatgtgcatatgcaaatatatataaggatgggaaaatagatctatgtgatttaaggtttagtattaaggtatcagaaggacattgggcctccactcaagtactccctcaatgcaagaatactttattaaattggcattccatgatgctcaccttcctaacaaccgttgaagacaaatgtgtgtgcataagcaaatgtggtgaagaaagctgatggggtctggctatcaaaagatatagtgtctgggatcttaaaggcttgaaggtaaacaagcggccttctagctcagaagcaacaaaggtcacatggaagaagcacaccagcttgtgtgatcacgagataccgaagggatcagttgtcaggcatcaaagaacaaaaacatattgtgtgctcaccacctccctgatacaatcgctgaagacaaatgggtgcataagcaaatgtgaagaaagctgatcgtgcccagctatcaaaaggtatagcatctggggtcttcaaggctagaaggtaaacaaggagtcatctagttcagaagcaacaaagcccacatggaagaagcacaccagcctgtgtgaccacgagctgttgaagggatcaggtatcaagcatcaaagaacaaaaaagcatatcattgtaaatgtgggtgagtacagagtggagactcaaagcccatcggtagacaactggacaccccctcttactgaagggttgtggggaggagatgagccagtccaggttcagggtagcaacgatgaaacataactttcctctagttcttacatgcttcctcctacccccactatcatgatcccagttctaccttacaaatctgaccagaggatgtacactggtacagataggaactggaaacagggaatccagggcggatgattccttcaggaacagtggtgtgagtggtaatactgggagagcagagggagggtggattggaaagggaaccgattacaaggatctacatgtgacctcctccctggggggccgacaacagaaaaggggggggtgaagggagacaaaataaaaacttttgaattatcaagggttcatgagggaggggagtgggaagggagggggaaaatgagctgatgcctggggcttaggtggagagcaaatgttttgagaatgatgagagcaatgaatattcaaatatgctttacacaattgatggatgtatggattgtgatgagttgtatgagcccctaataaaaagatgaaaaaaataaccTGGAATTTTATAATTGTGCCATTTAAATAGTAAGATACTATAAGGGttggggctgctaatggcaaggagaGCTATTAAAAAatgaccagccactctgcaggagaaagatggagctttctactcagaatctgagtctacagcagtggttctcaaccttcctaatgccacaaccttttaatacagttcctcatgtggcgaccaaccataaaatatttttgttactacttcataatgattttgctactgttgtgaacattgcaactcttgtgaaagggtcatttgactcccaagggggtcgcgacccacagattgagaaccactggtctgtagggtcactgtgagtcagaactgactggatggcagtgaactaACTGGATTAAGATTGAGAATGTTACAAATGAAATCCTAACTTTGTTCTGAAATGTTAGTTTTACATTAGATAAAACCAAAAACTCAAGACAATTCCAAGTTACACTGACCCAAAACTGAAATATTTATGTAACAGGTGgccctctttctcctatggagaaagCTAGTGAGTTCAAACCCCCCTATGGAACAGTTGGTGGGTATTAACCTCTTCAGTTCGTAGCCAAGTGTGTAATCACCAGGGCTTTCACAGAACTATAACCCATTGTCactgagttattccaactcacagctacctgataaaggatttctaaggctgaaaaccttttgggtttttttttttttttttggctctttaacacttaaaaacattttattgggggctcatacaactcatcacaatccacacctacatcaattgtgtaaagtacatctgtacattcattgccctcatctttctggaaacatttgctctctacccaagctcctggcatcagctccccctccctccctgctccccatgaacctttgataatttagaaattttgtcatgtcttgtccgacatctcccttcacactcttttctgttgtccatcccccatggaggtgattatatgtagatcattatcatcggttccccctttccaccctaccctccatctaccctcccagtattgccactctcagcactggtcctgaagagataatttgttctggattccctgtttttccagttcctatctgtaccagtgtacatcctttcatctagccagatttgtaaggacgaattgggatcatgatagcgtggggaggggggagcaggaagcatttaggaactagaggaaagttgcatgtttcatcattgttacattgcaccctgactggctggtttgtctcctcccggagacccttctgtaaggggatgtccagtggcctacaaatgggctttgggtctccactctgcactccctgccctcattcacaatgatgattttttttgttctgaagatgcctgataccttcgacacctcgtgatcacacaggctgctgtgcttccatgtgtgctttgttgtttctgagctagatggctgcttgtttatcttcaaacctttaagaccccagacgctgtatcttttgatagctgggcaccatcagctttcttcacatttgcttatgcacccgctttgtcttcagtgattgtgtcgggaaggtgagcatcatggaatgccagtttaacagaacaaagtattcttgcattgagggagtgtttgagtagagaggacaaatgtccatcttctaccttaatactaaacctatacatatatgcacatagatctatttctatatcttcatatataaatgtatttacatatgtacatgcctgtatttagacctctatagatgccctttgcctcccagctctttcctttatttctttttactttcctcttgtcccactatcatgctcagccttcatttgggtttcagtaattcctctcggttacattgcccttgatcacgccctaccaggcctcctataccctcctcaccaccgatttggatttggatcacttgttgttcccttgtccctgggtttgttaacaccactttcttcccCCCCACatgcctctctcccatgtcctcctggaaccgttggtcactttgttttctcctccagattgttcatccagcctatcttatttagacagacctgcagagctaacatgcacagaaacaagacagagcacaacaaagcaacaaaagaaaacaaagacaaaacggCAGTGACCAAAGAAagggcctgtagttagttcacggactgtttgttggcctttaggagtgtttcctggCCGAGTCTGATCGGGTGCCAAActttggtcccaaagtctatttttggtattcaggctggaaatctttatgggagcagacaatctcatatttctctcaagggagcagctggtggattgaaatcactgatcttgtggttctaGCTCCAGCACTTACCCAATATGACCATCAAACAGGATTACGAAAATCTACCCTTTGAACATTTTAGACGTAAAGGATTTAACACTTCAATTCAGTAGATATCCTTCCTCAAAGCCTAATGATATGATCCTTATTTTTTCTAAGGTCACTACTAGTTTGAATAACTGGGCACATTCCTAAATGAATGTCCACACAAATTCATTTCCATGGATAGCTAGAAGGAATCATAAGTCAGAAGCCAATGATTTAAATAAAGtttattctttttataaaaaGGTGAGTtttatgtgggttttttttttttttgcaatgccACAGGTAGAGGAGTATATGTATATGAAGAGGTAAGACATCTTCTCCTTCTCCATGCATCTTTTTACTTTCTGTACAATGGTAACATTTTTTTGTTAACCAATGATACAAAACAAGGTTGGTACACTCTGAAGAGCCAGGTAGCATTTTAGGTTCTGTGGGCCACATGTGTCTTGTTACATAATCTCTATTCGTTTAACaaccttttaaaaatgtacattgTTTCTATTGTACAACAAGCCAGGCCAAATCTGACCGGGAGCAACAGTCAGCCAACCTCTGgtataaaatatttactttctgtcTCAGCACTGAAATTGCCTTCTTCAAGCTTCCACCTGACCATCTGCTGCCTCGAAGTCAAAGGGAGAAAGGCCTTACTTACTCAAATGTGGGTGACGACAATGTAGGAGCAGAGAGCTCCCGCTTGCTTTTGGCTCTGGAACCGTTTCCCACCACTGATGTGATAAATCTGTTGAGCATCAACACAGATTTCGAGTGGTTACTTCTCCATTTTCTCTAATAAGGTCTTTTCAGAGGTCTTATACTCATAATTTTTAGGACAAATAAAAGATCTCTCAGGATTCAAGAAGAatcatgatttaaaaaacaaatcctCACTAATGCTAGTCTTGCTTCAGGAAGAACACATTCTTCTTAAAGCCACATCCTAGAGGAGGAAATGTATCTAACACTCTATTTGAAAAAAGACTTCACCCATAAGCTACAATGTTTTTCAAAACCCTCAACTCAGACCACCACCCACagcatttctttccctttttcctACTTTGCTTCCAGGAAAACAAGTGCTGGATCCAGGTAGAGCTCTTCATTGGCGTtctacttgaaccaccaaccatgacATTTAGGGCCGACTGCTGCCTTGGAAACAATATACACACTTACACTTCATCCTGGGGAAGGAATGGTGGTGTTTCTGCTCCTTCAGGCTGAAGAATAACTAGGAACTCTGAATCCTCCTGCTGCTTATCCAAGGTGACGGAAGACTAAAGTGGCCAAAAGAGCATACAATAGCGAGGTTGCCCCCAGTCCAGATCTTTGGTAAAGACATCAACTACAATAATCCAATTACTCACACCACGGAGCTAtggcacattttgtaattagaagTGTTGGTGAGTTTCCTCTTGAGTGTGTAAACAAAAGGGAAACACCTTGGGAAACCACTTCGCAGTGTTCTCCCATTTCTCTCAAATACGCATCTGTGCAGCAAGTTCTCCCATTTGATATCAAGTTCATGGGCGAAAGGAGACAGTGGGTCTGGGCTATCGCTTCCGCTCCCCTTTCTGtgtccttttcttttccttttcctttcgcTCCTGCTTGGCTACTTTGTCCCTCTCCCTCTGTAACTTGTCTTGTTCCTTCTTCCTTTGGGACTCGTCCCGAAGTGAGTCTCGCTCCAGCTTTCGGGCATTGAGGACATCTTCTACATTGGTGTTTCGAAACAGAGCTACAGATGAGTTAAGGGACTGGGTTACAGGTTACAACCACTTTTCCCGTCTGGCTGTTCTGGCTCCACATCCCAAGTCCTGAATGCATTCTACCTACTCCAAGTCTTAAAATGTCATATTCAGCTTTAGTGTGATGTAAAATCCTAGGGTCTCCTGGAATAAAAATACTATtcagacttaaaaataaaaaatatccaaACGAAATTTCATTCTAGAATAAGTATTCAATGGCAGAGGGTTGCAGGAGTAGCTAATTTTACTACTAAACGTAACTGGCAAAACATTTATATGCTTGGCAGCATTTAAAGTTTTTGAATAACCCAACTATCAAtttaattttagtaattttaaaATCAATCTGTACTAGTCAAGCTCTTCTCCAGTCTTAAAACATTTTtcctaaaaaattttttttcctgctgtAGTTCTATTAAATCAGTAAATCTTCCTGAAATAACCTCCCCTTTTTCTCAGATAATCCATCACACTCTCACAACCCATCTCTAGAAAGTGTCTAATAAGTGACTGTAGGTAGGGACTTTCCTCAGGACATATATTCCAATGTGTGCATACTGTTCATCTATAACAATTTTCAGTTGCTTATGTTCTCAAATACATGACAAGGTCTCTGAGGACAAAAACCAGGACTCCCACAATGTTTGATTTGCTCACACAACGCTGGTCAAGCAGCACTATATCCAGGGAGTAGATTCTTATTCCCCTTCAGAAACCCTTCCTCCAAGCTAATCCCTTCACGGTGCACATGAACGTGTTATCTGGGGCAAGTACCTGCTAAACTGACTTCCCAGGTTTGTCCTCGGAATGAAGCTCCCAAGGTGGCATGAACTCCTGAAGGCAAGAGAAGCTCTCTCCATAATGACAGCCTGGTGAAATTAGAGACGTACAAACAGCCCGGCAGGAGGACTCTCTGGAGGAGCACATGGAGGGGGACACAGGGAAGGATACATTTGTCAGAGCCAGCGTTGACTGTGGTAGCGCCTGGGTTATCCTTCTCGTCGGCTTCAGTGAGTGGCGTTAAGGAAAGTCGCATGGAGTACAAGGGTAGGTGTCTCCCATCCCAACATCAGGCACATGGAGTACAAGGAAGGCATCGTCAAGGGTGTGGTGGTAAACCCAGGAGTCACCTTTTAAAGTCTCAACTTGGAGAAGATTGTTCAAAGATTCTGTCTCTTTGAAAAACTGAAAAGAATTTTACGCTGATCTGGGTGGACTGCCACATTACCTGGAAGCTGTGGGATGGTATGACAACCTCTAAGAGAGTGGTTCTCATTGTACGGTTCCCAGACCACCTGGGAACCTGTTAGAAGTGTTGATCCAATCTCAGACCTACTAAGTCCGGCACTCGGGTGGTGGGGCCCAGCAGTCTGCTTTTTTAATAAGCCACCAGGCAGGCAAATTACTGCTTTCAAGTCATCTGCTGAACCAGAGAACGAGATTTGGTAACAGGAACTACAATTCTATCAACTCTGAAAAGTTTTGAGGAAAAACTAGGAGAGAAATGTCACTTACTCCACACAGGTTTGGTAAGCCACACATTTCTCCTAAACAAATTTCAACTTCACAAGGAACCAAATctgcccctgctagccacacaccTGTCTGACTACACAGTCCTGCTCAAATTCCAGATTTCTTCGATTGCTGCTTGGGGTGCAGCCCATTTCTTTAATGATGCAGTCACAGGGACATAAAGCATACAAATCAGGATGAAACTGCTCCAGACTTAGGGAACCTTTCACCTAAAATGATCTGGATTCTAGCCCTGGTTTTGCCCCTCAGTCTTTGAATGCCTCTCATCTCCATTTCATTGCACCTCACTTCACCCATCTACTAGGAGAAAACAGAACATGGGTCCCATGTGTGCTGCTGAACTATGTATAGGAAGAGGCAGGTATAAGAATCACAGCTATGGCTTGTTTCCTGAAACCCAGTATGAAAGATCCATTAAGGTATCGTTCGACCCCAAAGATTTCAGGAATATCCGAATCCTGGGTTGAAAGCTGAAGTCTCGAATCAACTATGCCAACATCATTCCTCACACGCATACAGGGCCAGAGCTGGGAAGTCAAGCTACCCAGGGGACCACAGTGTCCCTAGGCTCGCTGTGCACCAAACACACATTTCTGCTCTGAGCCTCGGAAAGACCCGAGGAAGGATATTCCTCTTCATCGGTGACATCCGCGTACTGGGCCAggagggcagctctcctctgcttcTCCTCTTCCGACACCACCCTGGGCTTCACCACGATCTGCGCCTGCTTCTCAATTAAGGTGGCAATGGCCTGGACTTCATCTGGGAGGCAGttgagaggagagaagaggataTATGAGCGAGAAAGCAAGCTCACGGAGCCACTAGCCCACGGGCAGGCCTGGCCCCTTGAGCACTGGCACCTCAGATTCCCCAGAGGTCCTAGGGCTCAAAGGTGGGGCTTAGAAAGGCAAACAGAGGCCCTGAAGGAAAGGCTTTTGCCTGGTACCCATGATCAATCAGATCCACCGGCGTGGGGCTGTGTAAGCTCccgtgaaaacaaaacaaaaatggtgAGAAAAGAGGCTGAGAACCACCAAAAAGTAAGCCTCTGAAGAGGCAACTGTCCTCTTCTGCTCCCAGAGACCTGGGGAGGAACAGAGAACCAATGTGAGTTGGTTCCTCTCCTGTTTACAGTAATGTCAGGTGAAATTCTTCAGCTTTAAACTAAAAATTAACCACTGAGCTCTCCATTCTTGGTGGAGGCAGCAATGGTGTACAGCAGTGGTTCTTCAACCTGGCTGCAGAGCAGAAGCTTCTGGTGTTTTTAAAGAAATCAGAATGCCAAGACATCTGTGTGAAACTGGGATACAGTGTGGTCCTggcactgttttgttcttttaatctCTCAAGTGACATTAATATACAGCCAAGGCTGAGAGAGCAAAACAAGACAGTGGAGAACAGCATCTATTCAAGTTTGGTTTTATGAACAGCGCCGCCTAACGATacaggtaagtcaaaaagtactgctgcAAGAGCAACGTTTTGTTATTAAGCAAAATGCCAAGATGTGAAGGTACTGCTTTGACACAGCCTCTGTCTAgggctctctgcttctctttgTTCAGGGGGAATGGAATAGCTGTGCACGAAGAGCAGGCCACTGCCTCGAGCCACCCCAACCAACCACCCTCACAGCCCTGAGTTGAGGCCCACTggaagtgaccccacaggaccggAAGAACCACCCTGCGGTTTTCTTCCGGGACGGCGCAGCTCGCATCTTTCCTCTGCAGGGCACTGTTTCAGGACCGCTGACCTGTGGTTCGCAGACCAGCACGCAACCAGCAGGCCACAAAGGCTCCTCTATGATCACGACCTGCCGGCACGTTTAGGTCAACTCTCCTGAAAGGTGGTGGGCTCTCTCTTCTGCAGGGAAGGTGACAGACAATGCACCATTCCTTGCTCCAAACTTGCTTAAAAAGAACCTTTTGATTGTCCTTAGCTTTTTTTCCCACTGACCCAGGTTCAGCTCTCCGGACTGGGCGGTTTGGTGTGTAGCCCTGATCACGCGCCCCAGCTTCAGGACACCAGTGAATCTTGTAAGGAAATGTTTTACAACAGGATCTCTCCTCCGCACAGGCCCGACGGGAAGGATACAGCCCAGGGTCTCTCTCAAATGCACATTCCTTTGGGAggcaatgcctgcctccctgtaaagccttcccccaaagaattctgagcCCTCTGATTTCCGCAGCCTGGGCAACCTCAAAGGACTCTGAtcttgttccttttaaatgtactAGGAGTTATGGGAACAAAAAGGATTCAGAAGGATCGGGACCAGGGCTGCAGCATCAATGAGATTAAGATTTCCTCACTGAATTCTCACGGGACAACCCTTGCTCCCTCTGAAGATGAGCAGGTGTGCTGCTGGGATGGAAAAAAGACTcctagaaaatctatcaagattgccCTTTTGGGATCCAAAGAGCTGTCGCCGTAACCTTCTGAGCCGCCCTCTCTGCCTCGAGTtagccgccccaccccccaccatgcgCACAGTTCTGCTGGGACCTTTTTGTTTACGGCACCCAAATGAGATGAAGACATGTGCTGAGAGGATGCATGGGCTCGTGCACCGGTCACAGACACGGGTCTAATCTGCTTGGGGTGAACGTGTGCATGTGTGAGCTGGAGGAAGAACTGGAAACGGCGCTCAGCACAAAGCTCCAGTCTAAATGACCTCATGGGGAGACTGAGCACCCGAAGATAAACGCTCTCTCCGACAGCTAGAGAGTCCGGGCTGCTGGAAAAGACACCGGCAGTCCCACCCAGAAGCCAACGCTACCTTCTCTCTTCACTTTCTTGAC
This window of the Tenrec ecaudatus isolate mTenEca1 chromosome 10, mTenEca1.hap1, whole genome shotgun sequence genome carries:
- the CCDC43 gene encoding coiled-coil domain-containing protein 43 — protein: MAAPSGVAAAASAGGDGGASDFRLWLDGRLEALGVDRAVYGAYILGVLREEEEEEKLDALQGILAAFLEEDSLVTVCHEIVERWSESQNVVKKVKREDEVQAIATLIEKQAQIVVKPRVVSEEEKQRRAALLAQYADVTDEEDEADEKDNPGATTVNAGSDKSLFRNTNVEDVLNARKLERDSLRDESQRKKEQDKLQRERDKVAKQERKEKEKKRTQKGERKR